The genomic stretch TAAGTTTTGTGACGTACGTGTTATGGTGCTTCGTGTGGTGAATGTTCATCGTTTCTTTATCGATGTGTGGTTCGAGTGCGTCGTATGCATATGGTAATTCCGGCAGTTCATAAGCCATTGCAAATTCCTCCTTTAAGAATGTATGTAGTTTGCAGCTGAAAACGATTATCAGCCTGTCACTACATCAACAGTACCAAATATACCCGTGAAGTGCAAAGAAAAAACATCGGGATTCCCGATTTTTCTTCCCTGTTTTTTCATTTGGTTATGCCCACCAGATTTCGCCTACTTTTTCCTTCGTAATCATGCGTTGCAAAGTCGCAGCCGCTTTTTCAAACCCTTCTTGGACAGACATTAAGCTGTCCTCATGTTCAATGCTTAAGTAGCCGTCATAGCCAACTAGCTGAAGAGCCGAGACAATCTCCCGCCATTTTTCTTCGCCTTGCCCAAAGCCTATTGTTCTAAAAATCCATGATCGTTCAAGTTCTTGACCATAGTTTTTTGTATCTAATACGCCATTTGCCGCAGTGTTTTGTGCATCAATGCCTGTATCCTTCGCATGAAAGTAAAAAAGTGCATCTTCTTTTGCAAGTGCTTTTATCGCCACAACTGGATCCATCTGCTGCCAGAACAAATGACTCGGATCGAGGTTAACACCAATCTGAGCGCCGCACTCTTCACGTAGACGTAGAGCCGTTTCTGTATTGTACACAACGAAACCAGGATGCGCTTCAATCGCAACTTGAACGTTATGCGCTTTCAAAAATTCATTCTGCTCCTTCCAATACGGAATCACTTTTTCTTCCCATTGCCACTTCAGAACCTCAGGATGATCTTCTGGCCAAGCAGCGGTCACCCACACTGGGTATTTAGAATGCTCTGACTCTCCAGGGCAACCTGAAAAGGTAATCACATTTTTAACACCTAGGCGTTCTGCGAGTAAAACGGTATCATGAAAATCCTGATGAAATTTGTCAGCTGTTTCTTTTGTTGGATGCAGAGGATTTCCATGACAGCTTAAGGCACTAATTTCTAGCCCACGGCTTTCAACAGCTTGTTTGAACGCATCGAGCTTACTGGCATCTGCCAAAAGCTCTGCAGGGTTGCAATGAGCATTTCCTGGATACCCACCTGTACCAATTTCCACGGCATCCAGTCCATTTTTGGCAATGATGTCGAGTGCCTCTTCCAACGGTTTGTCCTGAAACAAAACACTAAATACGCCTAATTTCAATGTTTTTCATCCCCTTTTGATGAGTGGTTGAGTAATCTCCGCTTAGATACGACATCGTTCCCTATAAAAGCGGTTCCATTTACTAGTTCACCGTTTTGTAGTCGAATTCCTTTTCTAAATGCGTTCAACACAAAAGGTTTTACAAATTTAGTGATTTTCTACCTTCATCCTACAAGCAGAAAATTGTTATACTTCTAAGTGGGTTCCTGTCAACAATACCTTCTTACCTTCTTTAGCACTTTTTATCGCCCCAAAAACCATGGCCATGCTTTTAATATTAGAGGTACAGTCGGTCTCCGCTAGACGCCCTTCTTCTAACGCCTGAAACATTTCATCTAAACACCCTTCATGCCCTTCTCGTCGTGACACATCTGCTTGAATAGGCACATGAACGATCTCATCAAGGAAGTCCCCCTCCTTATTTTCCTTCAATTGTTTAACGTCGGCAAAAAGCTCTTTCTCCCCATTCCATAAGGCAGTTCCT from Aureibacillus halotolerans encodes the following:
- a CDS encoding sugar phosphate isomerase/epimerase family protein, which gives rise to MKLGVFSVLFQDKPLEEALDIIAKNGLDAVEIGTGGYPGNAHCNPAELLADASKLDAFKQAVESRGLEISALSCHGNPLHPTKETADKFHQDFHDTVLLAERLGVKNVITFSGCPGESEHSKYPVWVTAAWPEDHPEVLKWQWEEKVIPYWKEQNEFLKAHNVQVAIEAHPGFVVYNTETALRLREECGAQIGVNLDPSHLFWQQMDPVVAIKALAKEDALFYFHAKDTGIDAQNTAANGVLDTKNYGQELERSWIFRTIGFGQGEEKWREIVSALQLVGYDGYLSIEHEDSLMSVQEGFEKAAATLQRMITKEKVGEIWWA